A genomic stretch from Bacteroidia bacterium includes:
- a CDS encoding UDP-glucuronosyltransferase codes for MKILYGVPGEGMGHATRSKVIITHLLKAHDVRIVSSSRAYEFLNKQFPGKVYEIKGLNFVYKDGGVEKLKTFQSILKKSPHDLFENFKAYKKINKEFTPDIVITDFETSVYLYGKYIKVPIIDVDNIQVISRCKLEIKIPKEEKFNYNLAKTICKYRVPDCDNYLLSTFFDAEIVKENTTFIPPILRDEIINAKTEYKDHILVYQTSSSQQNLIKVLNEVEGEKFLVYGCNVDEVNGNCTLKKFSETGFIQDLATSKAIISNGGYSLISEAVYLHKPICSFPIINQFEQYMNAAYIEKLNYGKHLAEFNSTGIKDFLQNIDLYKKSINNYKQNGNEKTFKELDNLLYIYMNKKY; via the coding sequence ATGAAAATATTATACGGTGTTCCCGGCGAAGGAATGGGTCATGCAACAAGGAGCAAAGTAATTATTACACACTTGCTAAAAGCACACGATGTGCGCATTGTATCTAGCTCAAGAGCGTATGAGTTTTTAAACAAACAATTTCCGGGAAAAGTATATGAAATAAAGGGATTAAACTTTGTTTATAAAGATGGTGGAGTTGAGAAATTAAAGACTTTTCAGAGCATTTTAAAAAAATCGCCGCACGATTTATTCGAGAATTTTAAAGCGTACAAAAAAATTAATAAAGAGTTTACTCCGGATATTGTTATAACAGATTTTGAAACTTCGGTATATTTATATGGAAAATATATAAAAGTACCAATAATTGATGTTGATAATATCCAGGTAATAAGTAGGTGCAAGCTTGAAATTAAAATTCCAAAGGAAGAAAAATTTAATTATAACCTTGCCAAAACAATTTGCAAATACAGAGTGCCGGATTGTGATAACTATTTGCTTTCAACTTTTTTTGATGCAGAAATAGTAAAAGAAAACACAACTTTTATTCCGCCAATATTACGAGATGAAATAATTAATGCAAAAACTGAATATAAAGATCATATATTGGTTTATCAGACTTCATCCAGTCAGCAGAATCTTATTAAAGTTTTAAATGAAGTTGAGGGTGAAAAGTTTCTTGTTTATGGCTGTAATGTTGATGAGGTAAATGGGAATTGTACTTTAAAAAAATTCAGCGAAACAGGTTTTATACAGGATCTTGCTACCTCAAAAGCAATTATTTCTAATGGTGGGTATTCGTTAATAAGCGAAGCAGTTTATCTTCATAAACCTATCTGTTCATTTCCTATAATAAATCAGTTTGAACAATATATGAATGCTGCGTACATTGAAAAACTAAATTACGGAAAACACCTTGCAGAATTTAACTCAACGGGAATAAAGGATTTTTTACAAAACATAGATTTATACAAGAAAAGCATTAATAATTATAAGCAAAACGGAAACGAAAAAACTTTTAAAGAGCTTGATAATCTTTTGTATATTTACATGAATAAAAAATATTAG